One Actinomycetospora corticicola genomic window, GACGCCGCGGCGGTGGTCGACCGTCGCGCCGCCGGGCTGGCCGACGGCGTCCGGCGCGAGGTCCTGACGGCGGGTCGGGGCAATCCGCTCGCGCTGGAGGAGTTCGCGGACGCAGGCAGCGCGCGGCCCGCGGAGATGTCGCGGCGCGTCGACGCCGTGTTCGGCGCCGCGATCCGCGAGCTGTCCGGGACCACGCGGCGGCTGCTCACGCACGCGGCCGTGGCCGAGGGGGAACCCGTCGCCACCGTGCACGTCGCCGCCGGGACCGACCCGGACGACCTGGGGCCGTGGGGACCCGCCGAGCGGGCGGGGCTCGTCCTCCTCGAGGACGGCGTCGTCTCCTTCCGGCACCCCCTGGCCCGCGCGGCCGCCGCAGCGACGGCCCCGGCCGCCGAGCGCCGCGCCGCCCGCCTCGCCCTCGCCGACGCGGGCCTCGACCCCGACCTCGCCGCCTGGCAGCGGGCCCGCGCCTCCCTCGCGCCGGACGAGACCGTCGCGCTGGCGCTCACCGCGTCCGCCGTCCGCGCGGAGTCCCGTGGCGACCCCCGGGCGGCGGCCCGCGCCTGGCGCCGGGCCGCGGACTGCTCGCCGGAGCCGCGCGACCGGCTCGACCGCCGGCACCGGGCCCTCCAGGCGTCGTACGCGGCGGGCGACGCCGACGCGGTGGCCGAGGAGCACGCGACCGTCCGCGAGGAGACCGACGACCCGACGGTGCGGGTGTACACGACGCTGCTCGCCGCGGCGGCGCTCATGCTGCACGCCCGCCAGCGCGAGGCCGTCCGACGGCTGCAGGAGGTGGTCCCGGCCATCGGTCGGACCACCCCCGCGGGGACCGCCCTGCTCGGCGCGTTCGTGCGCCTGGCCGCCGACTTCTCCGGGGTCCCCGAGCACCGTGCGCTCGCCGACGCCGTCCTGGCCCGCCCGGAGGTGACCGACGCGGCCCGCCGGGTGCTCGCCGAGGCCGACTCGCCCGCCGACCTGATGTGGCTGCGGGCCACCGTGTACGACCGCGGGGAGGCCGCCGAGCAGCTCGACCGCCTGCTCGCCGAGGGACGGGCCGGGGCCGGGGCGACCGCGGACGACCTGCAGAACCTGGGGTTCCTCGCGGACCGGGCCGACGACGTGCGGCGCGCGGTCGACCTGTTTGCCCGGGCGCACGACCGGATGCACCACGAGGGCCCGGCCGCGTTCGGGGTGCCGATCCTGGCCGCGCTGCTCGTCGAGCACGGCCGCTGGAGCGAGGCAGACGCGGTGATCGCCCGCTGGACCCCGGTGGCCGACGAGCGCGGCATGGACCGGGTGGCCGTCGAGCTGGCCGCGCCCCGTGCGGTGCTGGCGGCGCTGCGCGGCGATCCCGACACCGCCCACGCCGTCGTGGCCGCGGCCCGCCGGCGCGTCGACCTCGCCGACAACCTGTTCCTGCAGCTGCGGCTGCACTCCGCGGCGGCCCACGCCGCGCTGGTGGCGGGCGACCGGAACCGGGCCCACCGGCACCTCCGCGCCCTGTTCGCTCCGGACGGCACGCCGCTGCACCCGGGCCTGTCCCCCCGCGCCGTCGCCCTGCTCGCCGCCGCAGCTGGTGGCATCGGGCCCGAGGAGCGGCGGGACGTCGCCCGCGTCGTCGACCGGGTGCGGGCCACGCTCGGTTCGCGCCCCTCGGCCCACCTGCGCCTGCTCCTGCACCACGCGGACGCCCTCGTCGGCGACGAGGCGCACAGCGAGCACCACTTCCGGCTCGCGCTCGCGGACCCCACGGGCCAGGACTGGCCGGTCGAGCGGGCGAGCGTCCGGCTGCACTACGGCGAGTGGCTGCGTCGGCGGCGACGGCCCTCGGAGGCCCGCGAGATGCTGGAGGCCGCGCTCGAGGCGTTCGACACGCTCGGGGCGGCCGGCCCGGCCGAGCGGGTGCGGAGCGAGCTGCGGGCGGCCGGCG contains:
- a CDS encoding helix-turn-helix transcriptional regulator, whose translation is MSGPPPPVPPVMLLGRDAELAVLDALVDTVVATTTRPAVAGRPAVVVVGEAGIGKTALLTHAAGRAAERGVRVLAADGCRAEADLPFAALGQLLSPVLDLVDELPTHPRAAVTAALLEGAAEVPTGALHLGALMLLRRAARRDPVLLVVDDADRLDQESLRAIVFVTRRLSGVDRIGLVLAGRGDVRPLPGDASLPTLSLGPLAEADAAAVVDRRAAGLADGVRREVLTAGRGNPLALEEFADAGSARPAEMSRRVDAVFGAAIRELSGTTRRLLTHAAVAEGEPVATVHVAAGTDPDDLGPWGPAERAGLVLLEDGVVSFRHPLARAAAAATAPAAERRAARLALADAGLDPDLAAWQRARASLAPDETVALALTASAVRAESRGDPRAAARAWRRAADCSPEPRDRLDRRHRALQASYAAGDADAVAEEHATVREETDDPTVRVYTTLLAAAALMLHARQREAVRRLQEVVPAIGRTTPAGTALLGAFVRLAADFSGVPEHRALADAVLARPEVTDAARRVLAEADSPADLMWLRATVYDRGEAAEQLDRLLAEGRAGAGATADDLQNLGFLADRADDVRRAVDLFARAHDRMHHEGPAAFGVPILAALLVEHGRWSEADAVIARWTPVADERGMDRVAVELAAPRAVLAALRGDPDTAHAVVAAARRRVDLADNLFLQLRLHSAAAHAALVAGDRNRAHRHLRALFAPDGTPLHPGLSPRAVALLAAAAGGIGPEERRDVARVVDRVRATLGSRPSAHLRLLLHHADALVGDEAHSEHHFRLALADPTGQDWPVERASVRLHYGEWLRRRRRPSEAREMLEAALEAFDTLGAAGPAERVRSELRAAGAADQRDAAAGEDPLTELTPQQREIVRLAASGLRNREIAERLFLSPRTVGSHLHHAYPKLGISGRHQLGSVLRDPSSG